CTTGTCTTCTGCCATAACGCCTAAAAACCAAATTCGTAATGTTCCAGCACGCCAAGCCGGTCAAACGGCCAGCCGCGCAGCCACGCGCGCCCCACGATTTCGTCCCGCTTCAAGGGCCCGAACCGGCGCGAATCAAGGCTCGCCATCCGGTTGTCCCCCATCACAAAATACTCGTCCGGCCCAAGCGTTGCGTCCGAGGTGTCGGTCGTGACCGCATCCTCGGAAAGGTACGGCTCGGAAAGTACCGTGCCGAGCGGATTCGCGCCGTTGTAAACGGTGACTGCCTCATCGCGGACCACGATCCGCTCCCCCGGCAGCCCGATAATGCGCTTAATAAAAAATTGGCTCTCGTCAAGCGGGTACTTAAACACCACCACGTCCCCGCGCTGGGGCGCGTTCAGGCGGTACGAGAGCTCGTCTACAATGAGGTACTCGCGGTTGTAGTACGTGGGCTCCATGGAAGCGCCGTTCACGTAAAACGGCTTGATGAGAAAGTACCGCACCGGCACGATAATGGCGAGCGCGATCAGGGTAATTTTAATGAGCTCGCCGACAAACGCCAACACCCCTCCGGACGGCTCGGGGCGATCCTCCCGCATCATCTTGTCCATCTCCGAAAGCTCTTGGTTTTCCGAATCATTCCTGTCCATAACCCCGTGATTATACCAGATCTTTGATAATTTGCAATTGGTGGGCCCGAGAGGAGTTGAACCTCTGACCTTACGGATGTGAACCGTACGCTCTAACCAACTGAGCTACGAGCCCAAGCGATATATCGCATTTACTTAACGACTCCAATCTTGTATAATACTACCATTGCCGAGGCGCAAATTCCAGTACATACTAGCAACATCCATGGACAAACGCAACCACATTGATTTTTTGGGCGCACGCGAGCTGGTGCGAGAATTTTCCTCCCCCGAAAAGCGGAGAAAATTTTTTAGATGGAAAACTGCGGCCCCGACCGCGCTCGCCTTCCTGCTCGTCCTCTCGCTCGCGTACACCACCAGAGCGGTCATCTCAAGCAACGGCCTCGCCCAGCAACTGGGGTCCGCGAGCGTGCTTGAACAGCTTGCGCACCTGGCAACTGCCGGAGACCGGCCGCTTGCGGGCGAAACCGAGGGGCGGATCAACATCCTGCTCCTCGGCATCGGCGGCCTTGAGCACGAGGGCGGACAGCTCACGGACACCATGATTGTCGCGAGCATTGATCCGGACGGGCGCAAGCTCGCGCTCCTCTCCATCCCGCGGGATTTGGTGGCGCCCATACCAGGCGTGGGGTGGCAGAAGATAAACGCGGCGCACGCGTACGGCGCGGCGCGAGAGCCGGATACGCAGGGCGCCGGGGCAAAACTCGCGCGCCAAACCGTAGAACAGGTGATTGGGCTCGGTCTGCATTACTACATAAAACTTGATTTTGAAGGATTCACCAAAACCGTAGATGCGCTCGGCGGAGTGCGCGTCAACGTCCCGGTTGCATTCACGGATTACGAGTACCCCGACGAGAACTACGGCTACGAGCCCGTGGGCTTTGACGCGGGCTGGCAAAACCTGGACGGCGCGCGGGCGCTTAAGTACGTCCGAAGCCGCCACGGAACCGCAGAGCAGGGCACGGACTTTGCGCGCGCGAACCGCCAGCA
This sequence is a window from Parcubacteria group bacterium. Protein-coding genes within it:
- a CDS encoding LCP family protein, yielding MDKRNHIDFLGARELVREFSSPEKRRKFFRWKTAAPTALAFLLVLSLAYTTRAVISSNGLAQQLGSASVLEQLAHLATAGDRPLAGETEGRINILLLGIGGLEHEGGQLTDTMIVASIDPDGRKLALLSIPRDLVAPIPGVGWQKINAAHAYGAAREPDTQGAGAKLARQTVEQVIGLGLHYYIKLDFEGFTKTVDALGGVRVNVPVAFTDYEYPDENYGYEPVGFDAGWQNLDGARALKYVRSRHGTAEQGTDFARANRQQQVLEALLARASALSTLLNPNKLLALSDIVGTHIETDMELWQLVRLYELGKSIRPETVTQVVLSNEEGGLLVADTNVEGSYLLRPRLGDGDFTEIQNLAQSLLDRDAPLPPDQYRQNREVRIAIQNGTLHEGLATQTSQKLRALSYTITEVANASKRDFERTVIYRLSDKTTEEDVQFIRQTLNANVAPLLPEFAQEIDADVLIIVGGDSST
- the lepB gene encoding signal peptidase I, with the translated sequence MDRNDSENQELSEMDKMMREDRPEPSGGVLAFVGELIKITLIALAIIVPVRYFLIKPFYVNGASMEPTYYNREYLIVDELSYRLNAPQRGDVVVFKYPLDESQFFIKRIIGLPGERIVVRDEAVTVYNGANPLGTVLSEPYLSEDAVTTDTSDATLGPDEYFVMGDNRMASLDSRRFGPLKRDEIVGRAWLRGWPFDRLGVLEHYEFGF